The Candidatus Nitrosocosmicus franklandus genome contains a region encoding:
- a CDS encoding 5-formyltetrahydrofolate cyclo-ligase: MIDDRDIMVTDRTRLRLKYLEVRKALSSFDSFIRSWAIQARLITSNLFCKAKVIGLYYPILNEVQTFRIITYSLSHFKTICLPAVVDGRLLFYKYESIMGLQKGKYNIMEPIYDNIYMNHELDLLIIPGIVFDFFGNRIGYGKGYYDKLISSLDRKKCTIAGLGYNFQVHPQEIEYFDHDAKLDALFTEAETRFFRPGLEET; encoded by the coding sequence ATGATTGATGATCGAGATATTATGGTTACAGATAGGACAAGACTAAGGTTAAAGTACCTTGAGGTCAGGAAAGCCTTGTCATCTTTTGATTCCTTTATTAGGAGTTGGGCAATTCAAGCCAGGCTTATTACCTCAAACCTTTTTTGCAAAGCAAAGGTAATAGGTTTGTATTACCCGATATTAAATGAAGTACAAACATTTAGGATAATCACTTATTCTCTATCACACTTTAAAACAATTTGCCTACCTGCTGTTGTTGATGGAAGGTTACTTTTTTACAAGTATGAATCAATAATGGGGTTGCAGAAGGGAAAATACAATATTATGGAACCAATATATGATAACATATATATGAATCATGAGTTAGATTTGTTAATAATCCCGGGAATAGTGTTTGACTTTTTCGGAAACCGGATCGGTTATGGTAAAGGTTATTATGACAAACTAATCAGTTCCTTAGATAGAAAAAAGTGTACTATTGCAGGATTGGGTTACAATTTTCAAGTCCATCCTCAGGAAATAGAGTATTTTGATCATGATGCGAAACTAGATGCTCTATTTACAGAAGCCGAAACCAGATTTTTCAGACCTGGCCTTGAAGAGACTTGA
- a CDS encoding glycosyltransferase: MSLYGTRGFEFLLDVLLLLNLLFSIIVLGAIGIWIYLLVMLKRSFDLSPIIRRKNGHYCHNELVSIIIPARNEEKYILKCVTSLLDQNANNCEILLIDDNSTDSTFSLMQKLEDNHKIRVFKAGPKPKGWIGKNWPCYVGYVNAKGNYLMFTDADTIHSKNSIRDSIRTLKEENLDVLTAVPKLKYPNLIVKLVLPVLSIFMFSRYSPMRVNDPNVKIGYLFGSFFVITRDCYERVGTHEAVKSEIVEDGALGKKLKEEGFRLKMFRGENLLEAFWARDFGTLWNSLKRLIIPLYFTDRRNSVVMTLGIFLLMSFPFVIVSYISLVIAFSAQPNWSSYCLLILSLICVIIILITNYYQLKKANTHSTFYFVGAPVGCMIVSFSFIWSILTFRNNAKVRWRDSEYNYNEINL, encoded by the coding sequence GTGTCTTTATATGGTACTCGAGGGTTTGAATTCTTGTTGGACGTCCTACTGTTACTTAATTTGTTATTTTCTATAATTGTTTTAGGAGCTATTGGAATATGGATTTATCTCTTGGTTATGTTAAAAAGATCTTTTGATTTATCCCCTATTATACGAAGGAAAAATGGCCATTACTGTCACAATGAACTCGTAAGTATTATTATACCTGCAAGGAATGAAGAAAAATACATACTGAAATGTGTTACTAGCTTATTGGATCAAAATGCCAACAATTGTGAAATCCTGTTAATCGATGATAATTCAACAGACTCCACTTTCTCCCTCATGCAGAAGCTAGAGGATAATCACAAAATTCGAGTATTTAAGGCAGGACCCAAACCTAAAGGCTGGATAGGAAAGAATTGGCCATGCTATGTTGGTTATGTCAATGCAAAGGGGAATTATCTTATGTTTACTGATGCGGACACCATTCATTCGAAAAATAGTATCAGGGATTCAATTAGGACGCTTAAAGAGGAAAACTTGGATGTTCTAACAGCTGTACCTAAATTGAAATATCCGAATCTTATAGTTAAATTGGTATTACCTGTCCTTTCAATATTTATGTTTAGCAGGTACTCTCCCATGAGGGTAAATGATCCCAACGTCAAAATTGGATATTTATTTGGCAGTTTTTTTGTAATAACACGTGACTGCTACGAGCGTGTTGGGACTCATGAGGCCGTAAAATCTGAAATAGTTGAGGATGGTGCGTTAGGTAAAAAGCTTAAAGAGGAGGGTTTTAGATTGAAAATGTTTAGAGGGGAAAACCTGCTTGAGGCTTTTTGGGCACGTGATTTTGGTACTTTATGGAATTCACTCAAAAGACTCATTATTCCATTGTATTTTACCGATCGAAGAAATTCTGTCGTTATGACGCTTGGGATTTTTCTTTTGATGAGTTTTCCATTTGTGATAGTTTCTTATATCTCTTTGGTTATTGCATTTTCAGCTCAACCAAACTGGTCCTCATATTGTCTATTGATTTTATCTTTAATATGCGTGATAATTATCCTTATAACAAACTATTACCAACTAAAAAAAGCCAATACTCATAGTACGTTTTATTTTGTAGGTGCTCCAGTAGGATGCATGATAGTTTCTTTCTCTTTTATTTGGTCGATATTGACCTTTCGAAATAATGCAAAAGTAAGATGGAGGGATAGTGAGTATAATTATAACGAAATCAATCTTTGA
- a CDS encoding calcium-binding protein has protein sequence MSQNSFAQTNQSSIDGILSCDFVQFCSNPVQVTRNSLESTIVTSPTETSDSTQAVSEDENQAVSESPEVIPDVTSNISLIMTPDLPSNFATDNLGDSADPSLQNPNNTIDGIVDDANTTSLNTTTDNTTIITPSSSNISQQLEEDIITLQDGLEDNNTAGLNGNSTTTDLLSPTNVTSQGTMNVNSELGVANETIDTTAANETIDTTAANETIDTTAANETIDTTAANETIDTTAANETIDTTAANETIDTTAANETIDTTAANETIDTTAANETIDTTAANETIDTTAANETIDTTAANETIDTTAANETIDTTAANETIDTTAANETIDTTAANETIDTTAANETIAGQTQGTVQQDNNIPTSSSDTETENPPSPTAFLDPIINPFKEFFGIN, from the coding sequence ATGAGTCAAAATTCCTTTGCACAAACTAATCAGAGTTCAATAGACGGGATTCTTTCTTGTGATTTCGTACAATTTTGTTCAAATCCAGTTCAAGTAACTAGAAATTCTCTTGAGTCAACTATCGTAACATCACCCACAGAAACCTCAGATTCAACTCAAGCTGTCTCTGAAGATGAGAATCAAGCTGTATCTGAGTCACCAGAAGTAATCCCTGACGTAACTTCCAATATTTCGCTAATTATGACTCCCGACTTGCCTAGTAATTTTGCAACAGATAACCTCGGTGACTCTGCAGACCCCTCACTACAGAATCCTAATAATACAATAGATGGCATCGTAGATGATGCCAACACAACTAGTTTGAATACAACCACAGATAATACCACAATAATTACACCGTCTTCAAGTAACATATCTCAGCAATTAGAGGAAGACATTATAACACTTCAAGATGGTTTAGAAGATAACAATACAGCTGGCTTGAATGGTAATAGCACTACAACTGATTTGCTTTCTCCTACAAATGTAACGTCCCAAGGTACGATGAATGTCAATTCTGAACTTGGTGTTGCAAACGAGACAATTGATACAACTGCTGCAAACGAGACAATTGATACAACTGCTGCAAACGAGACAATTGATACAACTGCTGCAAACGAGACAATTGATACAACTGCTGCAAACGAGACAATTGATACAACTGCTGCAAACGAGACAATTGATACAACTGCTGCAAACGAGACAATTGATACAACTGCTGCAAACGAGACAATTGATACAACTGCTGCAAACGAGACAATTGATACAACTGCTGCAAACGAGACAATTGATACAACTGCTGCAAACGAGACAATTGATACAACTGCTGCAAACGAGACAATTGATACAACTGCTGCAAACGAGACAATTGATACAACTGCTGCAAACGAGACAATTGATACAACTGCTGCAAACGAGACAATTGATACAACTGCTGCAAACGAGACAATTGATACAACTGCTGCAAACGAGACAATTGATACAACTGCTGCAAACGAGACAATTGCGGGTCAAACCCAAGGAACAGTTCAACAAGACAACAATATTCCTACATCTTCTTCAGATACTGAGACCGAAAACCCTCCTTCTCCAACTGCATTTCTAGACCCAATTATCAATCCATTTAAGGAATTCTTTGGAATAAACTAA
- the metG gene encoding methionine--tRNA ligase subunit beta has translation MNTNNKEITLEEFSKVDLKVGKVLNAENLKGYKKILKITVDLGEEVREIMSGIAKYYTPEEIVNKNVIVCTNLAPRKFGEQVSHGMLLAASNENGRPVLLTVLEDIKPGSKVS, from the coding sequence ATGAATACTAATAACAAAGAGATCACTTTGGAGGAATTTAGTAAAGTCGATCTCAAAGTCGGAAAGGTATTAAATGCTGAGAACTTAAAAGGCTACAAGAAAATTCTGAAAATCACTGTTGATCTTGGAGAAGAGGTACGAGAAATAATGTCGGGGATAGCCAAATATTACACTCCGGAAGAAATAGTCAACAAGAACGTAATTGTATGTACAAACCTTGCACCCAGAAAATTTGGTGAACAGGTTTCGCATGGGATGCTATTGGCAGCTAGTAATGAGAACGGTCGACCTGTTTTACTAACAGTTCTAGAAGATATCAAACCAGGTTCAAAAGTTTCCTAA
- the purD gene encoding phosphoribosylamine--glycine ligase: protein MHGYENVLIVGSGGREHALGWKVSQNEHIHKVIYANGNGGTAENIPILPTKINELADYARKNKCFTIVGPEIPLSMGIVDGFQAFDLPIFGPTKSATKIESSKEFSKNFMKKYGIPTSDYRVFTDYGKAVDFVNRIDYQAVIKADGLAAGKGVFVSNSKSEAIDAIDLLLNKKVFGDSSNKIIVEKKIVGDELSMIAICDGKNFVILDSCRDYKRAFDNDMGPNTGGMGSYSPIPEITEIEKEYIAEKIFQPAIKGMNTEGSPFKGFLYAGLIIEKHTGKPHVLEFNARMGDPECQPLMMRMQSDLFQYIEAAEHQALDTMDPVEWKKKYSVCVVMTSKGYPDKYETGYNIKGISNNYDPDLMLFHSGTKLNQDKELVTAGGRVLSITSIGNTLNEAIERAYKEVYKISWGNDQQQFRKDIGFKSLQGQV from the coding sequence ATGCATGGGTATGAGAATGTACTGATTGTTGGTTCAGGAGGACGTGAACACGCATTAGGTTGGAAGGTCTCACAAAATGAGCATATTCACAAAGTAATATATGCAAATGGAAATGGCGGTACTGCCGAGAATATTCCGATACTTCCAACCAAAATAAATGAGTTAGCGGATTATGCCAGAAAAAACAAGTGTTTCACCATAGTTGGTCCAGAAATACCACTATCAATGGGAATAGTAGACGGCTTTCAGGCGTTTGATCTTCCAATCTTTGGTCCAACCAAGAGTGCTACCAAAATAGAATCAAGTAAAGAATTTTCCAAGAATTTCATGAAAAAGTATGGTATTCCGACTAGTGATTATCGTGTGTTTACTGACTACGGTAAGGCTGTTGATTTTGTAAATAGAATAGACTATCAGGCAGTCATCAAAGCTGATGGGCTAGCGGCAGGAAAAGGGGTTTTTGTAAGCAATAGCAAGTCAGAAGCAATAGATGCAATTGATTTATTATTGAACAAAAAAGTGTTTGGAGATTCCTCAAACAAAATTATTGTAGAAAAAAAAATAGTTGGTGATGAATTGTCCATGATAGCTATTTGTGATGGCAAAAATTTCGTAATTTTGGATTCCTGTAGAGATTATAAAAGAGCTTTTGATAACGATATGGGCCCTAATACAGGAGGTATGGGCAGTTATTCGCCTATTCCAGAAATTACAGAAATCGAAAAAGAATACATCGCAGAAAAGATATTCCAACCTGCGATTAAAGGCATGAACACAGAAGGCAGTCCATTCAAAGGGTTCCTCTATGCAGGATTGATCATAGAAAAGCATACAGGGAAACCTCATGTGTTAGAGTTTAACGCAAGAATGGGTGATCCAGAATGTCAACCGCTTATGATGAGGATGCAATCGGATTTATTCCAATATATAGAAGCAGCAGAGCACCAAGCCTTAGATACAATGGATCCTGTCGAATGGAAAAAGAAATATTCAGTCTGTGTAGTAATGACATCTAAAGGATACCCCGATAAATATGAAACAGGCTATAATATTAAAGGGATAAGTAACAACTATGATCCAGATTTAATGTTGTTTCACTCTGGAACGAAACTGAATCAAGATAAAGAACTTGTTACAGCAGGCGGTCGTGTTCTAAGTATAACTTCTATTGGAAATACACTAAATGAAGCTATCGAGAGAGCATATAAGGAGGTTTATAAAATAAGCTGGGGCAACGATCAACAACAATTTAGAAAAGATATAGGATTCAAGTCTCTTCAAGGCCAGGTCTGA
- the carA gene encoding glutamine-hydrolyzing carbamoyl-phosphate synthase small subunit, with the protein METKAELVLQDGTVFEGIGFGYPINVSGEIVFNTGMVGYTETMTDPSYKGQILCFTYPSIGNYGVPSMDNLDEYGLPKYFESDRIQTSGIIVNNLSTVSSHWTCTRTLDQWMYEERIPGITNIDTRELTKKIRSHGVMSGKLIMDGSSSSLLDKFDYDSCNFMPEVSISEPRYYGNKNDNNSKIVLIDTGTKYSIIRNLLKLGFNVVRLPWDSTINEILSYDPVGVVISNGPGDPILCNETITTASKVIEKSIPTLGICLGNQILALAGGAKTHKLKFGHRGQNKSCLDLDSKITLITSQNHGYGVESNSLLDTEFEVWFKNIDDNTVEGIKHRSKPIIAVQFHPEASPGPDDCLYVFEKFKELVKKTEKVIS; encoded by the coding sequence ATAGAAACTAAGGCAGAATTAGTTCTACAAGATGGGACGGTTTTTGAGGGGATAGGGTTCGGTTATCCGATTAACGTGTCTGGAGAAATTGTATTTAACACTGGTATGGTAGGTTATACGGAAACAATGACAGATCCTTCATACAAAGGACAAATCCTTTGTTTTACGTATCCTTCAATTGGTAATTATGGAGTCCCATCTATGGACAATTTGGACGAATATGGTTTACCAAAGTATTTTGAATCCGACAGGATTCAGACTAGCGGTATAATTGTCAATAATTTGTCAACCGTGTCAAGCCATTGGACCTGCACAAGAACTTTGGATCAATGGATGTACGAGGAACGAATTCCTGGAATTACGAATATAGATACACGAGAATTGACTAAAAAAATTCGCTCCCATGGGGTTATGAGCGGCAAATTGATAATGGATGGGTCTTCATCATCATTACTGGATAAATTTGATTATGATTCATGCAATTTTATGCCTGAAGTATCGATTTCGGAGCCAAGATATTATGGTAACAAAAATGATAATAATTCCAAAATTGTGCTAATAGACACTGGAACAAAATATAGTATAATAAGAAATTTGCTCAAATTAGGATTCAATGTAGTTCGCCTTCCATGGGACTCTACTATAAACGAAATTTTGTCATATGATCCTGTTGGTGTTGTAATTAGTAATGGGCCAGGGGATCCAATTTTGTGCAATGAAACTATAACAACTGCGTCCAAGGTAATAGAAAAATCAATTCCTACGTTGGGGATTTGCTTAGGAAACCAAATTCTTGCATTAGCCGGTGGAGCGAAAACTCACAAACTGAAATTTGGACACCGAGGACAGAATAAAAGTTGCTTAGACTTGGATTCAAAAATTACCCTTATTACCAGCCAAAATCATGGCTATGGTGTGGAATCTAATAGCTTGTTGGATACCGAATTCGAAGTCTGGTTTAAGAATATTGATGACAATACTGTTGAAGGAATAAAACATAGAAGCAAGCCTATCATTGCGGTACAATTCCATCCCGAGGCCTCACCTGGTCCGGATGATTGCTTGTATGTTTTCGAAAAGTTCAAAGAATTAGTGAAAAAAACCGAAAAGGTTATTTCATAA